From one Sardina pilchardus chromosome 6, fSarPil1.1, whole genome shotgun sequence genomic stretch:
- the tent5ba gene encoding terminal nucleotidyltransferase 5ba — MSSGDASEQSRRFCVLSWEQVQRLDSILGETVPIHGRGNFPTLSVQPRQIVQVVRARLEERGVAVRNVRLNGSAASHALHQDTGLGYKDLDLIFGVSLPDDQAFRLVKDVVLDCLLDFLPEGVSKERITALTLKEAYVQKLVKVCNDTDRWSLISLSNNTGKNVELKFVDSLRRQFEFSVDSFQIALDSLLLFDRCSETPMSESFHPTVLGESVYGDFEEALGHLSRKVIATRNPEEIRGGGLLKYCHLLARGFRPTSENDMKALQRYMCSRFFIDFPDIGEQQRKLEAYLQNHFAGMEHKRYECLATLHHVVNESTVCLMGHERRQTLNLISALALRVLAEQNAIPTVTNVTCYYQPAPYVRDINFNNYYVAHVHSHVHSLLPACSSSYQTWLPCN, encoded by the exons ATGTCCTCCGGTgatgcgtcggagcagagtcgGCGGTTCTGTGTGCTGTCTTGGGAGCAGGTGCAGCGACTGGACTCGATTCTTGGAGAAACGGTACCAATTCACGGACGTGGAAACTTTCCGACACTTTCCGTTCAACCTCGACAGATTGTGCAG GTGGTCCGGGCGCGACTGGAGGAGCGGGGCGTTGCCGTGCGCAACGTGCGACTCAACGGCTCGGCGGCCAGCCACGCGCTTCATCAGGACACTGGACTCGGCTACAAGGACCTGGACTTGATCTTTGGCGTGTCGTTACCGGACGACCAGGCCTTCCGCCTGGTCAAGGACGTGGTGTTGGACTGCCTGCTGGACTTCCTGCCCGAGGGCGTGAGCAAGGAGCGCATCACGGCACTGACGCTCAAGGAAGCCTACGTGCAGAAGCTGGTGAAGGTGTGCAACGACACGGACCGCTGGAGCCTGATCTCGCTCTCCAACAACACCGGCAAGAACGTGGAGCTCAAGTTCGTGGACTCGCTGCGGCGGCAGTTCGAGTTCAGCGTGGACTCCTTCCAGATCGCCCTGGACTCGCTGCTGCTGTTCGACCGCTGCTCGGAGACGCCCATGTCGGAGAGCTTCCACCCGACGGTGCTCGGGGAGAGCGTCTACGGGGACTTCGAGGAGGCGCTCGGCCACCTCTCGCGGAAGGTCATCGCCACGCGGAATCCCGAGGAGATCCGCGGCGGCGGCCTGCTCAAGTACTGCCACCTGCTCGCGCGTGGCTTCCGGCCCACGTCCGAGAACGACATGAAGGCACTCCAGCGCTACATGTGCTCGCGCTTCTTCATCGACTTCCCCGACATCGGCGAGCAGCAGCGCAAGCTGGAGGCCTACCTGCAGAACCACTTCGCCGGTATGGAGCACAAACGCTACGAGTGCCTGGCCACGCTCCACCACGTGGTCAACGAGAGCACGGTGTGCCTGATGGGGCACGAGCGGCGGCAGACGCTCAACCTGATCTCGGCGCTGGCGCTGCGGGTGCTGGCCGAGCAGAACGCCATCCCCACGGTGACCAACGTCACCTGCTACTACCAGCCGGCGCCCTACGTGCGCGACATCAACTTCAACAACTACTACGTGGCGCACGTGCACTCACACGTGCACTcactcctgcctgcctgcagcaGCTCTTACCAGACCTGGCTGCCTTGCAACTGA